A stretch of DNA from Syntrophorhabdaceae bacterium:
CATCCTTTCCTTTTGCGATGTTTCCTTTGAAATTCCTCGCCAGCGCATAGCACAGGCCGGCTACGATCTCATAATCGGGTGTTGCCATCTGCTGGAGATGGATCATGTCGGATTTCGCGAAAACAGTGCACCTGCCGGCTATTCTCGGAGGGTTCTCTGATTTCAACGCGACTTCGCTGAACTCTTCAATCGTAAAACAAAGTCTCGATGCCTGCTGGTCCAGAAAGGATCCTGTGCCGGCAGCACAGAGGGCGTTCATGGAAAAATCCTTTACCCTTAACGTGTTTTGCCTTTTCCTGCCGGCCTCAAAGATGATCAGCTTCGAGTCCTCTCCGCCGATGTCAATAACACTGCCTGTTGTGGGGTAGAGATTGCTGAAACTCTTCTCGATCGCTATGATCTCATTGACAAAGGCAGCGCCGATAAGCGATGAGAACAGGCTCGCCCCTGTCCCTGTCGTTGCTATAAAATCAATATCATACCCACCGGCGCATTCCTGAAGAAGCTCGCTCGCCACATAAAAGGGTTTACCTTTGTGGCGGATGTACTGATCTCTGACAATCGCCCCCTTTTCGTCCATTACCACGAGGTTGATACTGACAGAGCCGATATCGATTCCTATCCTGTGCATGCCTCCCTCCAGAGTGTACAAAGGCTTTGATTTTGCAGGGTGCTTATGTTAATTATAATAAAAATGGACTCTAATCAACAAAAATGTAGAGTATGCATGCCCGATGGTTTTTCTCTCTCCGGTTTATTGTTCGTTGCAGGTTATTATACGGTCAGTCTGGCCTGATGAAACGCATCCATATATTTGTGGAAGGAAAGGTCCAGGGTGTCTTTTTCAGACATCATACCATGCAGACGGCTTCGGCATACAACATAAAAGGGTGGGTAAAAAATCTTCGTGACGGCAGGGTGGAGATGGTCTGTGAAGGCTCAGAAGAGGACATTGAAAGAATGATCGAATGGTGCAGACAGGGACCTCCGGGCTCCCATGTCAGAAAGATAGATACCGCCCGGGAAGAATACGGGGGGGAATTTGAATCCTTCGAAATCGTCTATTAAGAACAGCTATTACCCTCTCTTTCTCGATGTCGCTCAAAAACCATGCATTGTACTGGGCGGCGGGAAGGTTGCCGAGAGAAAGGTGAAGATGCTTCTCAAATTCGACGCAATGGTAAAACTG
This window harbors:
- a CDS encoding acylphosphatase, producing the protein MKRIHIFVEGKVQGVFFRHHTMQTASAYNIKGWVKNLRDGRVEMVCEGSEEDIERMIEWCRQGPPGSHVRKIDTAREEYGGEFESFEIVY